Proteins encoded within one genomic window of Acinetobacter sp. WCHA55:
- a CDS encoding VOC family protein has product MKIYVTSIMVDSQEKACQFYTEKLGFKVKHDVPVGDYRWLTLVSPESPEGVELLLEPDAHPAAQPFKAAIKADLIPYTSFQVEDLDAEYERLKNLGVRFTSEPMRAGKVKVAVFDDTCGNLIQLMQVCAGS; this is encoded by the coding sequence ATGAAAATATATGTCACCAGCATCATGGTCGATAGCCAAGAAAAAGCTTGTCAGTTTTATACAGAAAAACTCGGTTTTAAAGTCAAACATGATGTACCAGTGGGTGATTATCGCTGGCTGACTTTGGTTTCACCCGAAAGTCCCGAGGGAGTTGAACTGCTACTGGAGCCTGATGCACATCCTGCAGCACAGCCGTTTAAAGCTGCGATCAAAGCAGATCTCATTCCCTATACGTCTTTTCAAGTGGAGGACCTTGATGCGGAATATGAACGACTCAAAAACTTAGGGGTACGCTTTACCAGTGAACCGATGCGGGCAGGAAAAGTTAAAGTTGCAGTCTTTGATGATACCTGCGGGAATCTCATTCAACTGATGCAGGTCTGCGCAGGAAGTTGA
- a CDS encoding RluA family pseudouridine synthase has product MALNDNFVYTPPQEDLVIVYEDDDLVVIEKPAGLLSVPGRLPEHQDSAYLRVLAQYPHAKITHRLDMATSGILMFAKHRDAEVAVSKMFQARTVDKHYIALVQGQLDAEGRVEVPLITDWENRPRQIVHFELGKPAKTLYQALSYDTETDITRVLLTPITGRSHQLRVHMQYIGHPITGDKLYHPEPTRSPLKRMALHASFLAFQQPLSGKSVAIHGSVPF; this is encoded by the coding sequence ATGGCTCTAAATGACAACTTTGTTTATACACCGCCTCAAGAAGACTTGGTGATCGTTTATGAAGACGATGATTTGGTGGTAATTGAAAAGCCTGCGGGCTTGTTGTCTGTGCCAGGACGTTTACCAGAACACCAAGATAGTGCCTATTTACGGGTTTTAGCGCAGTATCCACATGCCAAAATTACCCATCGTTTAGATATGGCGACCTCGGGCATTTTAATGTTTGCCAAGCACCGCGATGCCGAAGTTGCGGTCAGTAAAATGTTCCAAGCTCGCACGGTAGATAAACACTATATTGCTTTAGTTCAAGGCCAGTTAGATGCTGAAGGCCGTGTTGAAGTACCACTGATTACCGACTGGGAAAACCGACCACGACAGATTGTACACTTTGAACTGGGTAAACCTGCAAAAACGCTTTATCAAGCTCTTAGCTATGACACTGAAACCGATATTACGCGAGTTTTACTGACCCCGATTACGGGCCGTTCACATCAGCTACGTGTACATATGCAATATATTGGGCATCCAATTACAGGGGATAAGTTATATCACCCTGAGCCAACACGGAGTCCGTTAAAACGTATGGCTTTACATGCCAGTTTTCTTGCCTTTCAGCAGCCTTTAAGTGGAAAATCGGTCGCTATTCATGGAAGTGTTCCATTTTAA
- a CDS encoding DUF5660 family protein, giving the protein MLYVFAVILVLLCAVICWQKIHSLTQKKKIESLEINLERSRNSLEVYEQQQRELQHRLTSLRIELGTLRQRNETLSPYQEIIDVEHYVIERHNQVELFAETVKFDAEQMLKQCRQRIEKVHHFLTEYERKAKEMSMLRAREKLGAFFHMAEERQHLAEISKALHHKIETYSQGYHLPSEQLLDELIEGYGKTDAAFHLQKVRQQVIRAVEQNDVVNCAFMDENRRLSMMILVSQLFNTKADFYLQRVSKDNLGLLIQALQDDFTLINHYGAVFGHTQIQDSYLALRLEELKFAAILESLKSRDLQFQSDILVEDRVLH; this is encoded by the coding sequence ATGCTTTATGTATTCGCTGTCATTCTTGTCCTGCTGTGTGCGGTTATATGTTGGCAAAAAATACACAGCCTTACCCAAAAAAAGAAGATTGAATCTTTAGAAATCAATTTAGAGCGCAGTCGAAACAGTTTAGAAGTCTATGAACAGCAGCAAAGAGAATTACAACACCGGCTGACCAGTTTAAGAATTGAGCTTGGAACCCTCAGACAACGTAACGAAACCTTGAGTCCTTACCAAGAAATTATTGATGTTGAACACTATGTTATTGAACGTCACAACCAAGTCGAATTGTTTGCTGAAACAGTCAAGTTTGATGCCGAACAGATGCTCAAACAATGTCGGCAGCGCATTGAAAAAGTCCATCACTTCTTAACGGAATATGAGCGTAAAGCCAAAGAAATGAGCATGTTGCGTGCCAGAGAAAAATTGGGAGCTTTTTTTCACATGGCTGAAGAGCGACAACATTTGGCTGAAATATCAAAGGCCTTACACCATAAAATTGAAACCTACAGCCAGGGTTATCATCTGCCTTCGGAGCAGTTATTAGATGAACTCATCGAAGGCTATGGGAAAACGGATGCGGCCTTTCATTTACAAAAAGTCCGGCAACAGGTGATTCGTGCGGTTGAGCAAAATGACGTTGTGAATTGCGCCTTTATGGATGAGAATCGGCGATTATCGATGATGATCTTGGTTTCACAGTTATTTAATACGAAAGCAGACTTTTATTTACAACGCGTGAGCAAAGACAATCTTGGCCTTTTAATTCAAGCTTTGCAGGATGATTTCACCCTCATCAATCACTATGGTGCGGTCTTTGGCCATACTCAGATACAAGACAGTTATCTGGCTTTACGTTTAGAAGAACTCAAATTTGCGGCCATATTAGAAAGCTTAAAAAGCCGCGATTTGCAGTTTCAATCGGACATTTTAGTTGAGGATCGAGTTTTACACTAA
- a CDS encoding ribonuclease E inhibitor RraB, with the protein MTRDYELYPDDDNGNVLWQMAEDGDDLSEPHEIEYSIAFQEQSQAEKCALYLLQEEQKITLFVDEESDVSEWIITIYVYMEPEYSDIVDLEQWFTKIAEQFGGEYDGWGCMAYVYDDEDDEDYEQGQA; encoded by the coding sequence ATGACACGTGATTATGAATTATATCCAGATGATGATAACGGAAATGTACTTTGGCAAATGGCTGAGGATGGCGACGACCTGTCTGAACCGCATGAAATAGAATATTCGATTGCCTTTCAAGAGCAATCACAAGCAGAAAAGTGTGCGCTGTATTTATTACAAGAAGAGCAAAAAATTACGTTGTTTGTCGATGAAGAAAGCGATGTATCTGAGTGGATTATTACCATCTATGTCTATATGGAACCTGAGTATTCTGACATTGTCGACTTAGAGCAATGGTTTACTAAAATTGCAGAACAGTTTGGTGGCGAATATGACGGCTGGGGCTGTATGGCCTATGTCTATGACGACGAAGATGATGAAGACTATGAGCAAGGTCAGGCTTAA